Proteins encoded together in one Deinococcus hopiensis KR-140 window:
- a CDS encoding cell division protein FtsX, giving the protein MTYHFRQALLSMRGNLTATFATLTTMTLTLLMLGSVLLLTLNVNRTLAQMESQVEVAAFLGPGADGTLLLRRVRAFPQVRSAKIVTSAQALDEMTRDYPYVREAAQLAGNPFPDTLRMRVGRVEDSRTVAAAVSTLAGVDDVEYGAGYVDQTVRTLTAVRGAAYALVGLLLLGTLFNILNAVRVAMYARRSEISVMRLLGATRGFIRMPHVIEGVLLGLSASVLALALLTPTYLELSSRVRLFAPVFPVVRDLQSLVPILGGVGLLGVLMGLIGSLFASRRYLRELE; this is encoded by the coding sequence GTGACCTACCACTTTCGCCAAGCCCTGCTTTCCATGCGGGGCAACCTCACGGCCACCTTCGCCACCCTGACCACCATGACGCTGACGCTGCTGATGTTGGGCTCGGTGCTGCTGCTGACGCTGAACGTCAACCGCACGTTGGCGCAGATGGAGTCGCAGGTGGAGGTGGCGGCCTTCTTGGGTCCGGGAGCCGACGGGACGCTGCTGCTGCGGCGGGTGAGGGCGTTTCCGCAGGTCCGCTCGGCGAAGATCGTCACGAGTGCCCAGGCCCTCGACGAGATGACGCGGGACTACCCCTACGTGCGCGAGGCGGCGCAGCTCGCGGGCAACCCTTTTCCCGACACGCTGCGGATGCGGGTGGGCCGGGTGGAGGACTCGCGCACCGTGGCCGCCGCCGTGTCCACCCTGGCGGGCGTGGACGACGTGGAGTACGGAGCCGGATACGTGGACCAGACCGTGCGCACGCTGACGGCTGTGCGAGGCGCGGCCTACGCGCTGGTAGGGCTGCTGCTGCTGGGCACCCTGTTCAACATCCTCAACGCGGTGCGCGTCGCCATGTACGCGCGGCGCAGCGAGATCAGCGTGATGCGCCTCCTCGGGGCCACACGGGGCTTTATCCGCATGCCGCATGTGATCGAGGGTGTGCTGCTGGGGCTATCGGCCTCGGTGTTGGCCCTGGCGCTGCTCACACCGACGTACCTGGAACTGTCATCGCGGGTGCGGCTGTTCGCGCCGGTCTTTCCGGTGGTGCGGGACTTGCAAAGCCTTGTGCCCATCCTGGGCGGTGTCGGTCTGCTGGGCGTCTTGATGGGGCTGATCGGCAGCCTGTTCGCCTCGCGCCGCTACCTGCGGGAGCTGGAGTGA
- the ftsE gene encoding cell division ATP-binding protein FtsE encodes MITFRHVTLEYPVTRTLALDDLSLEVQKGEFVYLVGHSGAGKSSFMNLVLKRALPSRGEVRVAGEPLTRYKGRRTALLRRRIGTVFQDNLLLEHLNAYDNVAFTLRVTGVPGREWPGRVNTALRTVGLEHKKLALPVQLSQGEQQRVAIARAIVADPPLLLADEPTGNLDPDHSREVLKVLQNVNLRGTTVVVATHARDLVETFRHRTLTLRKGRLVRDDPYGGYAL; translated from the coding sequence ATGATCACGTTCCGGCACGTGACGCTCGAATACCCCGTGACCCGCACCCTGGCCCTCGACGACCTGAGCCTGGAGGTTCAGAAGGGCGAGTTCGTGTACCTGGTTGGCCACTCAGGCGCGGGCAAGAGCAGCTTTATGAACCTGGTCCTCAAGCGCGCCCTGCCCTCACGCGGGGAGGTCCGGGTGGCGGGCGAGCCGCTGACGCGCTACAAGGGCCGCCGGACGGCCCTGCTGCGCCGGCGCATCGGCACGGTGTTTCAGGACAACCTGCTGCTCGAACACCTCAACGCCTACGACAACGTGGCCTTTACCCTGCGGGTGACCGGCGTGCCAGGCCGCGAGTGGCCGGGCCGCGTGAACACGGCGCTACGGACCGTGGGGCTGGAACACAAGAAGCTGGCCCTGCCCGTACAACTCTCCCAGGGCGAGCAGCAGCGCGTCGCCATCGCCCGGGCCATCGTTGCCGACCCACCCCTGCTGCTCGCCGACGAGCCCACCGGCAACCTCGACCCCGACCACAGCCGCGAGGTCCTGAAGGTCCTGCAAAACGTCAACCTGCGCGGAACCACCGTCGTCGTCGCCACCCACGCCCGCGACCTCGTGGAAACATTTCGCCACCGCACCCTGACCCTGCGCAAGGGACGCCTGGTCCGCGACGATCCGTATGGGGGGTACGCGCTGTGA
- a CDS encoding S41 family peptidase — translation MNRNRTLLVAGALAATTAVGYAQISAYSQAELLKSKTGQAFLQVIGDLNQYYLYPVDQEKLLRGAINGAIGSLNDEFTYYSEPDNNAVDAQNLNGEFGGIGVQLTAANSDGTGGKVDNVFKGGAAANAGVQIGDVFVKIADTEVLQSKLDEIVRLVRGPEGSTVSVTFSRNGKPYAVRMERRKVTIVSVEETMLPGNVGYIALNTFYNEKAAEQFRAAVADMKKKNVSKLILDLRDNGGGLLSAGVDVADQFLGTGNIVTLRDRNKKTEVYGKATKTASDYTGRLMVLVNKNSASASEVVSGALQDEKRATIVGEQTFGKGVAQIPIDTVDGGKVAIVANEWLTPLGRQIHKKGIAPDVVVVDTRYTAPLNFTGGGLKPGAKISLTVDGKPVTVTADKDGKFTYTGEVKRPSRSASQGEAAVDLQGDAILKKALDLLK, via the coding sequence GTGAACCGGAACCGTACCTTGCTCGTGGCGGGTGCCCTCGCCGCCACCACCGCCGTCGGATACGCGCAGATCAGCGCGTATTCGCAGGCCGAGCTGCTGAAGTCCAAGACGGGCCAAGCGTTCTTGCAGGTCATTGGAGACCTGAACCAGTATTACCTCTACCCGGTGGATCAGGAAAAGCTGCTGCGCGGCGCGATCAACGGAGCCATCGGCAGCCTGAACGACGAATTCACCTACTACAGTGAACCCGACAACAACGCGGTAGACGCCCAGAACCTGAACGGTGAGTTCGGGGGCATCGGTGTGCAGCTCACCGCCGCCAACTCCGACGGCACGGGCGGCAAGGTCGATAATGTATTCAAGGGCGGCGCGGCGGCCAACGCCGGCGTACAGATCGGCGACGTGTTCGTCAAGATCGCCGACACCGAGGTGCTGCAGAGCAAGCTCGACGAGATCGTGCGCCTGGTGCGCGGTCCTGAAGGGTCCACCGTCAGCGTGACGTTTAGCCGCAATGGCAAGCCCTACGCGGTCAGGATGGAGCGGCGCAAGGTTACCATCGTGAGCGTCGAGGAGACCATGTTGCCCGGCAATGTGGGGTACATCGCGCTGAACACCTTCTACAACGAGAAGGCCGCCGAGCAGTTCCGCGCCGCCGTGGCCGACATGAAGAAGAAGAACGTGTCCAAGCTGATCCTGGACCTGCGCGACAACGGGGGCGGGCTGCTCAGTGCGGGCGTGGACGTGGCGGACCAGTTCCTGGGGACGGGGAATATCGTGACCCTGCGTGACCGCAACAAGAAGACCGAGGTCTACGGCAAGGCCACCAAGACGGCCAGCGACTACACCGGCAGGCTGATGGTGCTGGTCAACAAGAACAGCGCCAGCGCCAGCGAGGTCGTGTCGGGAGCGCTGCAAGACGAGAAGCGGGCCACCATCGTGGGTGAGCAGACCTTCGGCAAGGGCGTGGCTCAGATTCCCATCGACACGGTGGACGGCGGCAAGGTCGCCATCGTGGCCAACGAGTGGCTTACGCCCCTGGGCCGCCAGATTCACAAGAAGGGCATTGCCCCCGATGTGGTGGTCGTCGACACCCGTTACACCGCGCCTCTGAACTTCACGGGCGGCGGCCTGAAGCCGGGGGCCAAGATCAGCCTGACGGTGGACGGCAAGCCCGTGACCGTGACGGCCGACAAGGACGGCAAGTTCACCTACACCGGCGAGGTCAAGCGCCCCAGCCGCAGCGCCAGCCAGGGCGAGGCGGCGGTGGACCTACAGGGCGACGCCATCCTGAAAAAGGCGCTGGACCTGCTGAAGTAG